A region of Gemmatimonadota bacterium DNA encodes the following proteins:
- a CDS encoding glycoside hydrolase N-terminal domain-containing protein: protein MKRFVHYMMPIVLLTALPPLAAQDPRSTLRLAAPITRWDEAVPIGNGLLGGLLWGEASTLKLSLDRGDLWDERLPEIFKDPEWTWPAMQKLVQAGNMKRFHELFDEPYDRIPYPTKLPGGRLVIERASREPVREFALNMAAGEAVARYGADSVEAVALAHRKVLLLRIPGRVTVRFEPSAGVTKLGYAPATVTANSYLQQGALGFSYAGVVRQKELGDVTLLAVTIATSTEGADPVAIGAARAELALREGWHTAVTIHRAWWKRHWAISGVTIPDAALQQHYDLVQYFYGAAGRRGAPPIPLQGVWTADEGGLPPWKGDLHNDLNTQMTYLAAHTAGMDDAMLGWLDYLDSRLPEFRKFAHDFYGVHGAVIPGVMTLAGKPMGGWGMYSLSPTNGAWVAQSYYLQWRSTRDRLFLRRRAYPFVKEIGTALSELLVPGKDGLLRLPLSSSPEIHDNSIRAFLKPNSSYDQALLRWTFGALAEMAAAQSLTADAAKWNAVLARLGPMVPKGTTGSLPFSAGEEYTASHRHFSHAMSIHPLGLLDARGPDSMIVRHTVDTIAKYGTSQWTGYSFSWFAAMLARTNRGDEALRYLSDYLAFTLRNGFHANGDQSGRGLSSMTYRPFTLEGNFLMMQAVHEMLLRSDGTTMTIFPATPTSWKDASFRQLRADGGWRVSAWRSNGVVDSVKIVAPAGGGLLTLANPFGDAPVTWNRQGMVRQGENWVVRVGPGASCRGGGRRGEAGRGRGGDAQRRSRRRRPSERGEGPRSWDHGGPLALGAGRHGRAGLRGFSSSPLLRRMCRLAAPPACCIGAPRRDAWNTRARSPQPGPAGMQSTVDSTPAAPAAPGTGGWGHLRVARSLTAAAEGIAARTGCPIPRRGRYSSVPTNTPVLHSPLEFRHARSFRAASVTS, encoded by the coding sequence ATGAAGCGATTCGTACACTACATGATGCCCATCGTGCTGCTGACGGCGCTCCCGCCGCTGGCCGCACAGGACCCCCGGTCGACGCTGCGGCTTGCCGCGCCAATCACCCGCTGGGACGAGGCGGTCCCGATCGGGAATGGCCTCCTCGGCGGCCTGCTCTGGGGCGAGGCAAGCACCCTCAAGCTCTCGCTCGACCGGGGCGACCTCTGGGACGAGCGGCTTCCCGAGATCTTCAAGGACCCCGAATGGACCTGGCCCGCCATGCAGAAGCTGGTGCAGGCCGGGAACATGAAGCGCTTCCACGAACTCTTCGACGAGCCATACGATCGGATCCCGTATCCGACGAAGCTCCCCGGCGGCCGGCTGGTGATCGAGCGCGCCTCGAGGGAACCGGTTCGCGAGTTCGCGCTCAACATGGCGGCGGGTGAGGCAGTTGCCCGCTATGGTGCCGATTCGGTCGAGGCGGTGGCGCTCGCGCACCGGAAGGTGCTGCTGCTGCGCATCCCCGGCCGAGTCACCGTCCGCTTCGAGCCGTCGGCCGGCGTCACCAAGCTCGGCTACGCCCCGGCCACCGTCACCGCCAACTCGTACCTGCAGCAGGGCGCGCTCGGCTTCTCGTATGCGGGGGTCGTTCGCCAGAAGGAGTTGGGCGATGTGACACTGCTCGCGGTGACGATCGCCACGAGCACCGAAGGGGCCGACCCGGTGGCGATCGGGGCGGCGCGCGCCGAACTCGCGCTGCGCGAGGGTTGGCACACGGCGGTGACGATCCACCGCGCGTGGTGGAAGCGGCACTGGGCGATCAGCGGCGTGACCATCCCGGACGCCGCACTGCAGCAGCACTATGACCTGGTGCAGTACTTCTACGGCGCGGCCGGGCGCCGTGGTGCGCCGCCGATTCCGCTGCAAGGGGTCTGGACCGCCGACGAGGGTGGCCTGCCGCCGTGGAAGGGCGACCTCCACAACGACCTCAACACGCAGATGACCTACCTGGCCGCGCACACCGCCGGGATGGACGACGCGATGCTCGGCTGGCTCGACTATCTCGACTCGCGGCTGCCGGAGTTTCGGAAGTTCGCGCACGACTTCTACGGCGTGCACGGCGCCGTGATCCCCGGCGTGATGACGCTCGCAGGCAAGCCGATGGGCGGTTGGGGGATGTATTCGCTCTCGCCGACCAACGGCGCGTGGGTGGCGCAGTCCTACTATCTGCAGTGGCGCAGCACCCGCGACCGGCTCTTCCTGCGGCGGCGCGCGTATCCGTTCGTCAAGGAGATCGGCACCGCACTCAGCGAGCTGCTGGTGCCGGGCAAGGACGGGCTGCTGCGGCTGCCGCTCTCGTCGAGCCCGGAGATCCACGACAACTCGATCCGCGCCTTCCTCAAGCCGAACTCGAGCTACGACCAGGCGTTGCTGCGCTGGACCTTCGGCGCGCTCGCCGAGATGGCCGCGGCGCAGAGCCTCACGGCCGACGCGGCGAAGTGGAATGCAGTGCTCGCGCGACTCGGACCGATGGTGCCGAAGGGGACGACCGGGTCGCTGCCGTTCTCGGCCGGCGAGGAGTACACCGCCTCGCACCGTCACTTCTCGCACGCGATGTCGATCCATCCGCTCGGCCTGCTCGACGCACGCGGCCCCGATTCGATGATCGTGCGGCACACGGTCGACACGATCGCGAAGTACGGCACGTCGCAGTGGACCGGCTACTCGTTCAGCTGGTTCGCGGCGATGCTCGCGCGCACCAATCGTGGCGACGAGGCGCTGCGCTACCTGAGCGACTACCTGGCGTTCACGCTGCGGAACGGCTTCCATGCCAACGGCGACCAGTCGGGGCGCGGCCTCTCGTCGATGACGTACCGGCCGTTCACGCTGGAAGGGAACTTCCTGATGATGCAGGCGGTGCACGAGATGCTGCTCCGGAGCGACGGCACCACCATGACGATCTTCCCGGCGACGCCGACGAGCTGGAAGGACGCCTCGTTCCGGCAGCTGCGTGCCGATGGCGGCTGGCGGGTGAGCGCGTGGCGCAGCAATGGCGTGGTCGATTCGGTGAAGATCGTGGCACCCGCCGGTGGCGGGTTGCTGACGCTCGCGAATCCGTTCGGCGATGCGCCCGTCACGTGGAATCGGCAGGGCATGGTGCGGCAGGGAGAGAATTGGGTGGTGCGGGTGGGGCCGGGGGCGTCGTGCAGGGGCGGCGGTCGTAGGGGCGAGGCGGGGCGGGGGCGCGGGGGCGACGCGCAGCGGCGGAGTCGCAGGCGTCGCCCATCCGAGCGGGGCGAGGGACCGCGTAGTTGGGATCACGGCGGGCCCCTGGCGCTGGGGGCGGGGCGGCACGGCCGGGCGGGGCTCCGCGGGTTCTCGTCGAGCCCTCTCCTCCGCCGGATGTGCCGACTTGCGGCGCCCCCGGCATGCTGTATAGGGGCGCCGCGGCGAGACGCTTGGAACACGCGAGCCAGGAGCCCCCAGCCCGGCCCCGCCGGCATGCAATCCACCGTCGACTCCACGCCGGCTGCGCCGGCCGCGCCAGGGACTGGCGGCTGGGGGCATCTTCGTGTGGCCCGCAGCCTGACGGCCGCGGCTGAGGGCATCGCGGCACGAACAGGTTGCCCCATCCCCCGGCGCGGCCGATATTCCAGCGTCCCCACCAACACGCCCGTGCTCCATTCCCCCCTGGAGTTCCGTCATGCCCGCTCGTTCCGAGCCGCATCCGTCACGTCGTGA
- a CDS encoding 6-bladed beta-propeller, which translates to MPARSEPHPSRRDFLASAASAAAFAALPVPLRAREPGELPILGIGDYRYTMDHAWAKLPKGKGFGYTHGIVEDKQGRFYIANQSRDAIVVVDAQGNYLSSWGQAYAKGAHGLRISEEEGTEYLYLANTGLAQVVKTTLDGDVVWQAGRPYLAGVYSQDRGYSPTETVVGPNGMLYVADGYGQSWIHIYDAKDGKYIDSFGGRGTAPENLRQPHGISIDTRSGTPRLQVSDRGNIRIVNFTLEGKYLGEVITKTDLRFPCTSFHRGDLLYVPDLYARVSIFDKENKKVADLGDYLDGQPFGGEAEFGTKYPDLKGYPNVPHEKRRQGRFISPHSLWVDKVGNIYVVEWINDGRVTKLTKI; encoded by the coding sequence ATGCCCGCTCGTTCCGAGCCGCATCCGTCACGTCGTGACTTTCTCGCGTCGGCGGCCAGTGCCGCCGCCTTCGCCGCGCTTCCTGTGCCGCTGCGTGCCCGCGAGCCTGGCGAACTGCCGATCCTCGGGATCGGCGACTATCGCTACACGATGGATCATGCCTGGGCCAAGCTCCCGAAGGGGAAGGGGTTCGGCTACACGCACGGGATCGTCGAGGACAAACAGGGGCGCTTCTACATCGCCAACCAGAGCCGCGACGCGATCGTCGTGGTCGACGCTCAGGGGAACTACCTCTCCTCGTGGGGGCAGGCGTACGCCAAGGGGGCGCACGGACTGAGGATCTCGGAGGAGGAGGGCACCGAATATCTCTACCTCGCCAACACCGGGCTCGCGCAGGTCGTGAAGACCACGCTCGACGGCGACGTCGTCTGGCAGGCGGGGCGGCCCTACCTGGCCGGCGTCTATTCGCAGGACCGCGGTTATTCGCCGACTGAAACGGTGGTCGGGCCGAACGGGATGCTTTATGTGGCCGACGGCTACGGCCAGTCGTGGATTCACATCTACGATGCCAAGGATGGGAAGTACATCGACTCATTCGGTGGCCGTGGTACTGCACCCGAGAATCTCCGTCAGCCGCACGGCATCTCGATCGACACGCGTTCCGGCACGCCGCGCCTGCAGGTCTCCGACCGCGGCAACATCCGCATCGTCAACTTCACGCTCGAGGGGAAGTACCTCGGCGAAGTGATCACCAAGACCGACCTTCGCTTCCCGTGCACGTCGTTCCATCGCGGCGACCTGCTCTACGTCCCCGACCTCTACGCGCGCGTCTCGATCTTCGACAAGGAGAACAAGAAGGTCGCCGACCTGGGCGACTATCTCGACGGGCAGCCGTTCGGCGGCGAAGCAGAGTTCGGGACGAAGTACCCGGACCTCAAGGGCTACCCCAATGTGCCGCACGAGAAGCGGCGGCAGGGTCGCTTCATCTCGCCGCATTCGCTCTGGGTCGACAAAGTCGGCAACATCTATGTCGTCGAATGGATCAACGATGGTCGAGTGACCAAGCTGACGAAGATCTGA
- a CDS encoding DUF1553 domain-containing protein yields the protein MRRSRAWIAGVTLVVVALVTTRGRLSGIGAKVDFNRDVRPILNKNCIGCHGGVRQQGELSLLFRDDAMKPAKSGKRALVPGKPGASEMIARIAAADPHDRMPKGRDALTAQEIGTLRRWVAQGAEWAPHWAYVQPVAKPLPVVSDSTWTRGGIDRWVMARLDQEQLRPSSAADCATLARRVSLDLIGLPPTLQQVAAACAGGARGYAQLVDTLLASPRFGERWAAMWLDLARYADSRGFEADRARPMWPYRDWVIDAFNRDLPFDQFTIEQLAGDLLPAPTEAQRIATAFHRNTMNNDEGGTDDEEYRLASVIDRVNTTWTVWQGTSIGCTQCHGHPYDPIRHDEYYRALAILNNSADWDQPDEYPQWPIFTVEKAARGRELASGIERLRNEIDSIAMLPPQEAARRAWERELTIPAVAGKVNGTWLNEVRRIVKIPEASRDTGQRALLRYAYTQVAEDTAYASRRAKRDTLRRAIDSLAPTYIPVMQELPSTRHRTTRVFDRGNFLVQTKVVAPGLPAAIAPALPANAANRLGLARALVAPENPLTARVTVNRFWEQLFGTGIVETVEDLGTQGMPPSHPELLDWLAVRFRTDLHWSVKALLKEMVLSATYRQASATTPLLQERDPANRLLARGPRFRLTAEQLRDQALASAGLLSAKMRGPSVMPPQPEGVWHRPYSGEKWVADTGENGHRRGVYTLWKRTAPYPSMVTFGTPSHEVSVARRTRTNTPLQALVLLNDPVFTEAAQALARRMLPLADTLPSAARLDAALKYGYQLALQRTEPEGPRVTADAVCDGREALRGAS from the coding sequence ATGCGACGATCACGGGCGTGGATCGCAGGGGTGACGCTGGTGGTCGTGGCGCTGGTGACCACGCGCGGCCGCCTCTCGGGGATCGGTGCCAAGGTCGACTTCAATCGCGACGTCCGCCCGATCCTCAACAAAAACTGCATCGGCTGCCACGGCGGCGTGCGTCAACAGGGCGAGCTGTCGCTGCTCTTCCGCGACGACGCGATGAAGCCGGCCAAGTCGGGGAAGCGCGCGCTGGTGCCCGGGAAGCCGGGGGCCAGCGAGATGATCGCGCGGATCGCCGCCGCCGATCCGCACGACCGGATGCCGAAGGGGCGCGATGCGCTCACGGCGCAGGAGATCGGCACGCTGCGCCGCTGGGTGGCGCAGGGCGCCGAGTGGGCACCACACTGGGCCTATGTCCAGCCGGTGGCGAAGCCGCTGCCGGTGGTGTCGGACTCCACCTGGACGCGCGGCGGGATCGACCGCTGGGTCATGGCGCGGCTCGACCAGGAACAGCTGCGGCCCTCGTCGGCAGCCGATTGTGCCACGCTCGCCCGGCGCGTCTCCCTCGACCTGATCGGGTTGCCGCCGACCTTGCAGCAGGTAGCCGCTGCCTGTGCCGGTGGCGCGCGCGGCTATGCGCAGCTCGTCGACACGCTGCTGGCGTCGCCACGCTTCGGCGAGCGGTGGGCGGCGATGTGGCTCGACCTGGCGCGCTACGCCGACTCGCGCGGCTTCGAGGCCGATCGCGCCCGGCCGATGTGGCCGTACCGCGACTGGGTGATCGACGCCTTCAACCGGGACCTTCCGTTCGACCAGTTCACGATCGAGCAACTCGCGGGGGACCTCCTTCCGGCACCAACGGAAGCGCAGCGGATCGCGACGGCCTTCCACCGCAACACCATGAACAACGACGAGGGCGGCACCGACGACGAGGAGTACCGGCTCGCCTCGGTGATCGACCGCGTCAACACGACCTGGACGGTGTGGCAGGGGACGTCGATTGGCTGCACGCAGTGCCACGGCCATCCCTACGATCCGATCCGCCACGACGAGTACTACCGCGCGCTCGCGATCCTCAACAACAGCGCCGACTGGGACCAGCCGGACGAGTATCCGCAGTGGCCGATCTTCACGGTCGAGAAGGCGGCGCGCGGACGCGAGTTGGCGAGTGGCATCGAGCGGCTCCGCAATGAGATCGACAGCATCGCGATGCTCCCTCCGCAGGAAGCGGCGCGGCGAGCATGGGAAAGGGAACTGACGATTCCCGCCGTCGCGGGCAAGGTCAACGGCACCTGGCTCAACGAAGTGCGGCGCATCGTGAAGATCCCCGAGGCGAGCCGCGACACGGGCCAGCGGGCGCTGCTGCGCTATGCCTACACGCAGGTCGCCGAGGACACCGCGTATGCCTCGCGCCGCGCCAAGCGTGACACACTGCGTCGGGCCATCGACTCGTTGGCGCCCACCTACATCCCGGTGATGCAGGAGCTCCCGTCGACGCGGCATCGGACCACGCGGGTCTTTGATCGCGGCAACTTCCTGGTGCAGACCAAGGTGGTCGCGCCTGGATTGCCTGCCGCGATTGCGCCCGCGCTCCCGGCGAACGCTGCCAATCGCCTCGGCCTGGCGCGTGCGCTGGTGGCGCCGGAGAACCCGCTCACGGCACGCGTCACCGTCAACCGCTTCTGGGAGCAGCTCTTCGGGACCGGCATCGTCGAGACAGTCGAAGACCTCGGCACCCAAGGGATGCCGCCCTCGCACCCGGAGCTGCTCGACTGGCTCGCGGTGCGCTTCCGGACCGACCTGCATTGGAGCGTGAAGGCGCTGCTGAAGGAGATGGTCCTCTCGGCGACGTATCGTCAGGCGTCGGCGACCACGCCACTGCTGCAGGAGCGCGACCCGGCCAATCGCCTGCTGGCGCGTGGCCCGCGCTTCCGGCTGACGGCCGAGCAACTGCGCGACCAGGCGCTGGCGAGCGCGGGGTTGCTGAGTGCCAAGATGCGCGGGCCGAGCGTGATGCCGCCGCAGCCGGAGGGAGTGTGGCACCGGCCGTACAGCGGCGAGAAGTGGGTCGCCGACACTGGCGAGAATGGTCATCGGCGTGGTGTCTATACGCTCTGGAAGCGGACCGCGCCCTATCCGTCGATGGTGACCTTCGGGACGCCGAGCCATGAGGTATCGGTGGCGCGCCGGACGCGGACCAACACGCCGTTGCAGGCGCTGGTGCTGCTCAACGATCCGGTGTTCACCGAGGCGGCGCAGGCACTGGCGCGACGGATGCTGCCGCTGGCCGATACGCTGCCGAGTGCGGCTCGGCTCGATGCCGCACTGAAGTACGGATATCAGCTGGCGCTACAACGCACCGAACCAGAAGGTCCTCGCGTCACTGCGGACGCTGTATGCGACGGCCGCGAAGCACTACGAGGCGCATCCTGA
- a CDS encoding DUF1501 domain-containing protein, with protein MTAPNEAQQRALLEITRRHFLEAGATGLGAAALASLLGCTPPRTNRDPLAALTIDDPVAARAPHFPPTAKRVIFLHMAGAPSQLELFDYKPVLARLDGELCPESLLEGQRFAFIKGIPRMLGPQAAFRQHGQSGAWISDRLPHLAGVADEIAFLKAMHTDQFNHAPAQLLVHTGGARLGRPSIGSWVTYGLGTENENLPSFVVLLSGGAAPDAGASVYGSGFLPSVYQGVQCRSAGDPVLYLSDPHGMPRDLRQAELEAIQDVNRQHYAEAGDPEILTRISQYEMAFRMQLSVPDAMDISKEPESIHQMYGSVPGETSFANNCLLARRLSERGVRFIQLFHWGWDSHGAGESEALNAGFIQRCLETDRAIAALINDLKQRGLLEETLIVWGGEFGRTPMRENRTGTDNPFVGRDHNPGAFTMWMAGGGVKGGVSHGETDEIGYQGVSGRTDVHDLQATILHTLGFDHERLIFPFQGRNQRLTDVSGRVIREVLG; from the coding sequence ATGACGGCACCAAACGAAGCGCAACAGCGCGCCTTGCTGGAGATCACCCGGCGGCACTTCCTCGAGGCGGGGGCGACGGGTCTTGGCGCGGCAGCGCTCGCGTCGTTGCTCGGGTGCACGCCGCCGCGCACGAATCGCGACCCGCTGGCGGCGCTGACCATCGACGACCCGGTCGCCGCGCGGGCGCCGCATTTCCCGCCGACCGCCAAGCGCGTGATCTTCCTGCACATGGCCGGCGCGCCGTCGCAGCTCGAGCTGTTCGACTACAAGCCGGTGCTGGCGCGGCTCGACGGCGAGCTCTGCCCCGAGTCGCTGCTCGAAGGGCAGCGCTTCGCCTTCATCAAGGGGATCCCGCGGATGCTCGGCCCGCAGGCCGCCTTCAGGCAGCACGGGCAGTCGGGGGCGTGGATCTCCGACCGGCTGCCGCACCTGGCGGGCGTCGCCGACGAGATCGCCTTCCTCAAGGCGATGCACACCGACCAGTTCAACCACGCGCCCGCGCAGCTGCTGGTGCATACCGGCGGTGCGCGTCTCGGCCGGCCGAGCATTGGCTCGTGGGTCACCTACGGCCTCGGCACCGAGAACGAGAACCTCCCGTCGTTCGTGGTGCTGCTCTCCGGTGGCGCTGCGCCCGATGCCGGCGCGTCGGTGTATGGCAGCGGCTTCCTGCCGTCGGTGTATCAGGGCGTGCAATGCCGTTCCGCGGGCGATCCGGTCCTCTACCTCTCCGATCCGCACGGGATGCCGCGCGACCTGCGGCAGGCGGAACTCGAGGCGATTCAGGATGTGAACCGGCAGCACTACGCCGAGGCCGGCGATCCGGAGATCCTGACGAGGATCTCGCAGTACGAGATGGCGTTCCGGATGCAGCTGTCGGTGCCCGACGCCATGGATATCAGCAAGGAGCCGGAGTCGATCCACCAGATGTACGGCAGCGTGCCGGGCGAGACGTCGTTCGCCAACAATTGCCTCCTGGCCAGGCGGCTCAGCGAGCGCGGCGTGCGCTTCATCCAGCTCTTCCACTGGGGCTGGGATTCGCATGGGGCGGGCGAGTCGGAAGCGCTCAACGCCGGCTTCATCCAGCGTTGCCTGGAGACCGACCGTGCCATCGCCGCGCTGATCAACGACCTCAAGCAGCGTGGCCTGCTCGAGGAGACCTTGATTGTGTGGGGCGGCGAGTTCGGCCGCACCCCGATGCGTGAGAACCGCACCGGCACCGACAATCCGTTCGTGGGGCGCGACCACAACCCCGGCGCCTTCACGATGTGGATGGCGGGCGGCGGCGTGAAGGGCGGGGTGAGTCACGGCGAGACCGATGAGATCGGCTATCAGGGTGTCAGCGGCCGTACCGACGTGCACGACCTGCAGGCCACCATCCTCCACACGCTCGGCTTCGACCACGAACGACTGATCTTCCCGTTTCAGGGGAGGAATCAACGGTTGACGGATGTGTCGGGACGAGTGATACGAGAAGTCTTGGGATGA
- a CDS encoding type II toxin-antitoxin system VapC family toxin, with amino-acid sequence MADASPPHARGCGGLCRRHRAHRRRDAAPGVTVGVILDSSVLIAAERGHFRLEALLESLGDTPVAIAAITASELLHGVHRAGSRGIRMRRAAFVEALLVELPVLSFGLGEARMHAELWAELARGGTTIGAHDLLIAATAIAGGDALVTLNQREYARVPGLRLQPIGEFVEHT; translated from the coding sequence ATGGCAGACGCTTCCCCACCTCACGCCCGAGGATGCGGCGGCCTTTGCCGACGACATCGCGCGCACCGGCGACGCGATGCCGCTCCCGGAGTCACCGTGGGCGTGATCCTCGACTCGTCGGTGCTGATCGCGGCGGAGCGGGGCCACTTCCGATTGGAGGCACTGCTCGAGTCCCTGGGCGACACGCCCGTCGCGATCGCCGCCATCACCGCGAGCGAATTGCTCCATGGCGTCCATCGCGCAGGCTCACGCGGCATTCGGATGCGACGCGCTGCCTTCGTCGAGGCACTGCTCGTGGAGTTGCCAGTGCTCTCCTTCGGCCTTGGCGAAGCGCGGATGCACGCCGAACTCTGGGCCGAGCTCGCCAGGGGCGGCACGACGATCGGCGCGCACGACCTCCTCATTGCCGCCACGGCAATTGCCGGTGGCGATGCGCTGGTCACGCTGAATCAGCGGGAGTACGCGCGCGTGCCCGGGCTGCGGCTGCAGCCGATCGGCGAATTCGTCGAGCACACGTAG
- a CDS encoding DinB family protein, which produces MKTLAPSLLTQIAATNEGDPWYGSSRAVLLEGITAKEAAAHPIPGSHSIWQLVLHMTSWTREVERRLAGHAPAEPEDGDWPAVGRPTAARWREACDALAEANAALLEALSALPVAQWDAPVGGLRDPALGTGTTIGGMLIGLAQHDAYHNGQLALLRHALREFRP; this is translated from the coding sequence ATGAAGACACTCGCGCCGTCGCTGCTCACGCAGATCGCCGCGACCAACGAGGGCGATCCCTGGTACGGCTCTTCACGCGCCGTGCTGCTCGAGGGCATCACGGCCAAGGAAGCGGCCGCACACCCGATTCCGGGAAGTCATTCGATCTGGCAGCTGGTGCTGCACATGACGTCGTGGACGCGCGAAGTGGAACGTCGCCTCGCGGGCCACGCGCCAGCCGAACCGGAGGACGGCGATTGGCCGGCCGTCGGACGGCCCACCGCCGCACGCTGGCGGGAGGCGTGCGACGCCCTGGCCGAGGCGAATGCCGCGCTACTCGAGGCCCTGAGCGCACTCCCGGTCGCACAGTGGGACGCGCCGGTGGGTGGCCTCCGCGACCCTGCCCTGGGCACCGGGACCACCATCGGCGGGATGCTGATCGGGTTGGCGCAGCATGACGCCTACCACAACGGCCAGCTTGCCCTGCTTCGCCACGCGCTGCGGGAATTCCGACCCTGA
- a CDS encoding CatB-related O-acetyltransferase, whose amino-acid sequence MSHGPSPDTPYPLAGVTRTGFLKTFITRPTIVVGDYTYYDDPDGPERFEQNVLYHFDFIGDKLIIGRYCCIAAGVRFIMNGGNHATTWLTSYPFPIFGNGWELAEPPQWPYKGDTTVGNDVWIGNGATIMPGVTIGDGAIIATGAVVTKDVPPYAIVGGNPATLLRYRFDEATIRRLLALRWWEWDAARVTRCVAQLCAGDLDALERQAENA is encoded by the coding sequence ATGTCCCACGGCCCCTCCCCCGACACGCCGTATCCGCTCGCCGGCGTGACCCGCACCGGCTTCCTCAAGACGTTCATCACCCGACCGACCATCGTCGTGGGTGACTACACCTACTACGACGATCCTGATGGTCCGGAGCGGTTCGAGCAGAATGTGCTGTACCACTTCGACTTCATTGGCGACAAGCTGATCATCGGCCGCTACTGCTGCATCGCTGCCGGCGTCCGCTTCATCATGAACGGCGGCAATCATGCCACCACCTGGCTCACCTCATATCCCTTCCCGATCTTCGGCAACGGCTGGGAACTGGCCGAGCCACCGCAGTGGCCCTACAAGGGCGACACGACGGTGGGGAACGACGTCTGGATCGGCAACGGCGCGACCATCATGCCCGGCGTGACGATCGGCGACGGCGCGATCATTGCCACCGGTGCGGTCGTGACCAAGGACGTGCCGCCCTATGCGATTGTCGGTGGCAACCCGGCGACGCTCCTCCGGTATCGATTCGACGAGGCGACCATCAGGCGCCTCCTCGCGCTGCGGTGGTGGGAGTGGGATGCGGCGCGCGTCACGCGCTGCGTCGCCCAGCTCTGCGCCGGTGATCTCGATGCCCTTGAACGCCAGGCGGAGAACGCATGA
- a CDS encoding DUF3955 domain-containing protein, producing MTDSAQRQGGVTTVFTTVDTNAMIMAKLMLEVEGISIIASGEGLQDLFGMGRSVGAFNPVVGPMRIQVATEEAERAREVLAEMAAATPEPDDSVPEVAAPRPSWRRPLGILTVVLLAIVPAGLIAFRTIGSTVDAEGTIIEPFYPIAISAVAFFAAVITGVAYFISVQRDDQRR from the coding sequence ATGACCGACTCGGCGCAACGTCAGGGAGGCGTCACCACCGTCTTCACCACGGTGGACACCAACGCCATGATCATGGCGAAGCTGATGCTCGAGGTCGAGGGGATCTCGATCATCGCCTCGGGTGAGGGACTCCAGGATCTCTTCGGGATGGGTCGCTCGGTGGGCGCCTTCAATCCGGTGGTGGGGCCAATGCGGATTCAGGTCGCCACCGAAGAGGCGGAGCGCGCGCGCGAGGTCCTCGCCGAGATGGCCGCGGCCACGCCGGAACCCGACGACTCCGTGCCCGAGGTCGCCGCCCCGCGGCCATCGTGGCGGCGCCCGCTCGGCATCCTGACCGTGGTCCTGTTGGCGATCGTCCCCGCCGGCCTCATCGCCTTCCGCACCATCGGCAGCACCGTCGACGCCGAGGGGACGATCATCGAGCCCTTCTACCCGATCGCCATCTCCGCCGTCGCCTTCTTCGCCGCCGTCATCACTGGCGTCGCGTACTTCATCTCCGTGCAGCGAGACGATCAGCGCCGTTAA